A region of the Syntrophorhabdaceae bacterium genome:
TGCCCCGGTCATGCCTACGGGGTGACCGAGTGAGTGTGATGGTGGCAACCCGATCCGCCACAGTGTAAAGAATCTCTTTATATGCCATGGCCAGCCTCCGCGTAAAGTAATGTCTATATGTAACACGATATAATTGCTTCGGGCAAGTTGGAGAGAATTACCCGGTGAAATAAGCTGCGGCACCCTCATCCCGCGTAAATAGTGAAGCATCGTCGAATAGGCGTGACCGGACACGCGGCATCAGGGTGCCGACCGGAGAAAGCGAGCGTAACGCACCGGGTTGATTTTCAAAAGATCGTGATTATATTATGAAAACCAAATGGTTTGAGAACAGCGTGAGGGGGGATTGCAGAGCCGCCCTTCGCTTGAAATGGACGATGAATACGTATAGATGAGGTGACGGTATGAACTGGGAAAAACTGACTATAAAGGCTCAGGAGGCATTATCTGAGGCGCAGAAAAAGGCCGAGTCCCTGGGACACCAGGCCGTTGAGAACGAGCACCTCCTCTCCGCGCTCGTCACACAAAAAGAGGGGATCATCAGGCCCCTGCTTGAAAAACTTGGTGCAAAACCCGATGCAATCGGGGGGGAAGTCGACCGGGCCCTGCAAAAGGTGCCGCGCGTGGAAGGTTCAACGCAGGTCTATATTTCACCACATCTTAAACAGGCCCTGGATATGGCATTCACCGAGGCAGAACGTCTGAAGGACGACTATGTAAGCACGGAGCATTTCCTCATAGGCATGAGCGAGGTAAAAGACGGGGCGGCCTCGAAGATTCTCAAAAATCACGGCGTGACCAAGGACAGCATCTACGCGGTGCTTAAGGATATCAGAGGAACGCAGAGGATAACGGACCAGGCGCCCGAAGAGAAGTATCAGGCGCTTCAGAGGTACTGCAGAGATTTGACGGAAGAAGCACGAAAAGGGAAGCTTGACCCCGTGATCGGACGGGACGAAGAGGTACGCCGTGTCATGCAGGTCCTCTCCCGAAGAACTAAGAATAACCCTGTGATCATAGGCGAACCCGGCGTGGGAAAGACGGCTATCGTGGAAGGTCTTGCCCAGAGGATCATTAGCGGAGATATCCCGGAAACCCTAAAGAACAAACGGGTCCTTTCCCTTGATCTTGGGGCGCTCCTTGCCGGGGCAAAATATCGGGGCGAATTTGAAGACCGGCTCAAAGCGGTGTTGAAAGAGATCGATGAAGCGGAAGGCACCATCATCCTTTTTATCGATGAGCTTCATACGATTGTGGGTGCCGGAGGCGCCCAGGGGGCGGTCGACGCGTCCAATATGCTGAAACCAGCTCTCGCCAGGGGAGAACTTCGCTGCATCGGCGCCACGACCCTCGACGAGTACCGCAAATATGTGGAGAAGGATGCGGCCCTCGAAAGACGTTTTCAACCCGTGTACGTGGGCGAGCCCAGCGTGGAGGAGACCATCGCTATACTTCGCGGGCTCAAGCAGAAATATGAGCTTCACCATGGTGTTCGCATCACGGACCCGGCCATTATAGCGGCCGCCACCCTTTCGCATCGGTATATCACCGACAGGTTCTTGCCTGACAAGGCAATCGATCTTATCGATGAGGCGTCATCACGATTGAGGATGGAGATTGACAGCGTGCCCACGGAGATCGATGAGGTGGACCGGAAGATCATCCAACTCCAGATTGAGATCGAGGCGCTGAAAAAGGAAAAGGACGAGGCTTCAAAGGAACGGAGAAAGAAGCTGGACCAGGAGCTCAAGGAATTAAAAGAGGAAGTTACGGACAAGAGAAAGCACTGGGAGCAGGAGAAGAACTTCATTATGGGTATCAACGAGATCAAGGAAAAGATCGAAGCGGCGCGCAAGCAGGCCGATGAACTCGAAAGGAAAGGCGACTTCGGAAAAGTCGCAGAAATCCGTTACGGACTTATCT
Encoded here:
- the clpB gene encoding ATP-dependent chaperone ClpB; this encodes MNWEKLTIKAQEALSEAQKKAESLGHQAVENEHLLSALVTQKEGIIRPLLEKLGAKPDAIGGEVDRALQKVPRVEGSTQVYISPHLKQALDMAFTEAERLKDDYVSTEHFLIGMSEVKDGAASKILKNHGVTKDSIYAVLKDIRGTQRITDQAPEEKYQALQRYCRDLTEEARKGKLDPVIGRDEEVRRVMQVLSRRTKNNPVIIGEPGVGKTAIVEGLAQRIISGDIPETLKNKRVLSLDLGALLAGAKYRGEFEDRLKAVLKEIDEAEGTIILFIDELHTIVGAGGAQGAVDASNMLKPALARGELRCIGATTLDEYRKYVEKDAALERRFQPVYVGEPSVEETIAILRGLKQKYELHHGVRITDPAIIAAATLSHRYITDRFLPDKAIDLIDEASSRLRMEIDSVPTEIDEVDRKIIQLQIEIEALKKEKDEASKERRKKLDQELKELKEEVTDKRKHWEQEKNFIMGINEIKEKIEAARKQADELERKGDFGKVAEIRYGLISGLEQELKNKNDDLVKLQKGRRMLKEEVDEEDIARVVSKWTGIPVSKMLEGDMEKLVHMEERLHKRVIGQDEAIEAVSNTIRRARAGLQDPNRPLGSFLFLGPTGVGKTELARALAEFLFDDEQAIVRIDMSEFMEKHSVSRLIGAPPGYVGYEEGGYLTEAIRRRPYSIILLDEVEKAHPEVFNVLLQVLDDGRLTDGQGRTVDFKNSVIIMTSNIGSQWITDLTDKDYDEMKKRVTEAVKGHFKPEFINRIDDIIIFRSLSQENIKEIVKLQLAYLTKRAAERNVTLTYSAKLENLIAREGYDPVFGARPLKRLIQKKIQDNLALMILKGEVKDGDAVSLDADAKGNVVFKK